The proteins below come from a single Halostagnicola larsenii XH-48 genomic window:
- a CDS encoding NUDIX hydrolase yields METTRHFTVTLYVVNDGATALHTHERLGKRIPPGGHVDRDELPHEAAIRECREETGLEPSIRRMQEPLEGGAGRSLPQPRRQMLYDVNVHDGVVGHQHIDHVYFGSVSSREIEPEPGEAGADAWAWYTPDELRASDLEADVIELGCAAIDAVGQR; encoded by the coding sequence ATGGAAACGACTCGTCACTTTACCGTGACGCTCTACGTGGTTAACGACGGGGCGACGGCGCTTCACACGCACGAACGGCTCGGGAAACGGATTCCTCCCGGCGGGCACGTCGACCGCGACGAACTGCCACACGAGGCGGCGATCCGGGAGTGTCGCGAGGAAACCGGTCTCGAGCCGTCGATCCGTCGGATGCAAGAGCCACTCGAGGGCGGTGCCGGCCGGAGCCTCCCGCAGCCCCGTCGGCAGATGCTCTACGACGTCAACGTCCACGACGGCGTCGTCGGCCACCAGCACATCGATCACGTCTACTTCGGCTCCGTCTCGAGTCGGGAGATCGAACCGGAACCGGGCGAAGCCGGCGCTGACGCGTGGGCGTGGTACACTCCCGACGAACTCAGGGCGAGCGACCTCGAGGCGGACGTGATCGAACTCGGCTGTGCGGCGATCGACGCGGTCGGCCAGCGCTGA